A region of the Pseudorasbora parva isolate DD20220531a chromosome 18, ASM2467924v1, whole genome shotgun sequence genome:
TTCTCAAGACATGTGGTGAGTCGTGACAGAGCTTTGGAGGGGCTCGGGGcacttttaatataaagtaGCGTGTCATCAGCACAACAATGAAAAGATAGTCTATGTTTGCTGATGACAGGACCGAGGCGAAGCATGTAAAGGAGGAATAAGATTGGGCTGAGAACTGACCCCTGCGGAACATCACATGTAACAGGGAGCAGCCTGGACTCGCATTCTCCCAAAATAACACGCTCAGTCCTGTCAGAAAGGTAGGACTCAAACCACTGCAGTGCTGCTCCAGATAGTCCAAATGTGTTGTGGAGGCGGTCCAGGAGGATGGTATGGTCCACGGTGTCGAATGCCGCTGTTAGGTCGAGGAGAATGAGCAGTGATGGAGATCCTGAATCAGCTGTCATAAGAAGGTAATTTGTCACCCTAAGCAGAGCTGTTTCGGTCCAGTGGGCCGAGCGAAAGCCTGATTGAAATGTCTCAAATAGGTTGTTATTTTTTAGATGATTGTGGAGCTGAGAGGCGGCTTTCTTCTCTAGAACCTTTGACAGGAAGGTGAGGTTGGAGATTGGCCTATAATTAGCAAGGACCTCCAGGTCTAGGGTTGTTTCTTAAGTATAGGATGgatgacagcagctttaagggCAAGAGGGATGTGACCAGttttgagagagagattgaCAAACTGGGTGATGATTGGGCTGACAATGGGAGTGAATGACTTTCCTCAATGTGGCTCTGCTGGACCTCAGTAAAGTGTGTAAGGGATGGCAATCTCCTGGGCGAGTGGTTGGATGATAGGGGAGACAGGGAGGAAGAGTCAGATATAGAAGAGCGGATGTTATTAACTTTAAATCTAAAAAAGTCAATGAAGCGGTTGCATCGCTCCACTGTGGTTTCAGTGGATGAAGATGACTTCGGCTTCAGGAGATTGTTTACTGTGGAAAAAAGCTGCTTAGAGTTTCCAGTATTTTTATTGATAAGGTTGGAATAGAATTGAGAGTGCACACCCTTCAAGGACTTAAgataaaaatgactttttgatGGTCACGAAAGGCAAGCTTGTGAACAGTTAGACCAGACTGTTTACAGCGGCGTTCCAGGATACGGCCCTCAGTTTACATTTGCCGCAGTTCCTGTGTGAACCAGGGAGCAGAGTGTTCAAAGTTGACTTCCCGTGTCCTGATAGGGGCATGGAGGTCAAAAACACTGCTCAGAGATGTATTATAGTGGTCCACCAGTCTGTCCACTGTTGCAGATACTGGGCAGATGTTTAGTTGAAGGCCTACAGTGATGGAGGTTGGGTCAATTTGTTTGAAAGATATTTGACACTTGGATCTAATAATAGGTGCCAAAAATGTAATGGCCATAGAGACCAACTTGTGGTCAGACACACCCAGATCATTTACCTCCAGGCTATTTATGGGGCCGCGTCAGTGATGACCAAATCTAGGGTGTGTCCCCTGATGTGCATAGGAGCCTTCACATGTTGCAGGAGACCAAGACAGTCAATCAAACTCAGGAACTCTGTTGCGAAGATGACAGGAGGGTTTGTCAatatggatattaaaatcaccaagaATAACAAGTCAGGTTGACATGGAACAGAGTGATGTGAGAAGATCATGAATTTCAGAGAAGCACTGTCATGGAGTATGGGGGTTTACATTTGATTTGGACCCTCAACATTTTGATTGCAACTGAAAACCATTATGTAGAGAAAAATGCTTACTTTttaactgaagaaagaaagacatcaacatcatgaactaatcctttaagctTCTAAAAGCACAGAACAGCTCATGAACATTGAAAGTCTCGCAAtgatttcaatttaaaaaagtcTTGTTCTTAGACACTTAGCggatttttgctcaccaagTCAACATCGTTTTTTCTTATGAAACTGTAGACTAGATAATTGGGTGAAACTTTTCCCACATGAAGAGCACTGGTATGGCTTTTCTCCAGTATGAACTCTCTCATGAGCTTTCAGGTGTCCTGAATGAGAGAAACTCTGATCACAGTGTGAGCACTTGTacggtttttctccagtgtgaattctctggTGTCGTTTTAATTTGTTGGATGCAGTGTAACTCTTCCCACATGAAGAGCACTggtacggcttctctccagtatgaAGTCTCTCATGATCTTTCAGGTTTCCTGACTGAGAGAAACTCTGATCACAGTGTGAGCACTTgtacggtttctctccagtgtgaattctctggTGTCGTTTTAAACTGTCAAATGAagtgaaactcttcccacatgAAGAGCACTTATatggtttctctccagtgtgaattctctggTGTCGTTTTAATTTGTTGGATTCCTTGAAACACTTCCCACATGAAGAGCACTTGTatggcttctctccagtatgaATTCTCTCATGAACTTTCAGTGTTTCTGCCTGAGAGAAACTCTGATCACAGTGTGAGCACTTgtacggtttctctccagtgtgaactctctgGTGTCGTTTTAAATTGTGGAATaaagtgaaactctttccacaggGTAAGCACTTgtacggtttctctccagtgtgaattctctcGTGTGATATTAATTTGTTAGATGTAAAAAAGGTCTTCTCACAGACAAAGCACATATAAGGTTTCACACCAGTATGAGAAAGCGCATGCAGTTGTAAAGCGCTTCGAATtgaaaaactctttccacaaaaAGAACAAAAGTGAGGCTTCACAGTAGCATGAATTAAACGGTGTCTACTCAAGCCTGATGGCGCAATAAATGTTTTCTCACACTGATCACAGCTGAATGATTTCACTCCAGCGTGAAAGCGTAGATGACTGTTCAGAAGGGTTTTACacctgaaactctttccacactgagagcatgtgaacggtttctctccagtgtgaattctcatgtgctcATTTAACAGTCCTTTTTGAGTGAAACTCCTTCCACACTGAGTGCATGTATAAGGATTTTCTTCAGAGTGAATCCTCATGTGTCCTTTaagttgtgttttgtgtgtgaaactctttccacactcaaAGCAGGTAAAAGACCTTTTGACTCCAGGTTTCCTGGATCGTTTTGGTGTAGAATTCTTCTCAGTTTGGGAACTGATGTTTCTATCTCCATTTGTGAATTGATGAGGTTTTTGAAGCCGGTGCCGTCCGTCCTCTTTCACGTCCATCATCTAGAATCAAAATATTAAAGAATTACAAattagaaacaaaacaaaaactagtACAAATGTAGTTTTCAACCAAGTCTACTAGTATCTAGTATTCCAAGAATCTTAATGTCCCTCATCAGTCATTAAAGGGAATGAAGGAAAACACTAACCTGTTTACCTCAAGCTTTACAATAGTATGTCAGTAGATTCTCCTGGAGTAAATCCTCCTGATTGCTGCTGCTTATCCTGTGGGAATAATTCCCAGCATTTAAAGCTTTTTCAAATATCACGTTTCATGCAGTATGTAATCTGTTATGCAGTATGTGTCTGTTAATGTAAGCGGTCTGCAAAGTTGAAAGTGCATgacaaataaagttattgtctcccaaaagaaataATCGACCCTTAACCGTTTGAACGAGTCATCAGAAATTCCAGTCTCACTTCCATGACCTGAATACGTAACGCAGTAAtgcatttgcataatgcccacCTATGGTCTTCAATTGGTGTCTGCGAACAAAGTCTACTTTGATCCTTTCTCAAATGCTGTAGCTGGTTCATATTGTGTACATTTCGACAAAGTGGTTAAAATTACCAGAGCAATACAACGGtggtaaaacattttaatgattgCTTTTCAAATCTCTGAGGTCTAAATGGGATTTACAAAATGTTTTTCCATTAAAGATACCCACTATATTCAGACCAACTTGCTCCTGaccaatttgtttttttttaattgttaatgCTGATGGGGATGAATTATATTTGCAACACCTATAATGTAGTTCAAACTGAGTAGAGTCACTGAGAAATGTCCTGCTCAAGTCGTCCTTGCGATGGAGATTCAGGTTGAATAACTAGTTTTTCCCGATGTTTCATCATTGGACTCGCGCTCGGCTTGACATGGTAAAATCGATGGCAGTTACGGAAATGGCCAATCTTTTCCAACACACGCTGTAAGCCTTatgcctagttcagactgcacgattttcaaacttgttgggtcactgctctattcacactgcatgactatctaaggtagcattcagtcactgctgtgttcatacTGCACAATGGCTCAGCAACAGAtagtttcacactgcatgactgtgGAGGAGGAACAATCGCTGACAACTCTCTCGCCAGTGCGCAAGCTATGTTTCCCAACCAAACACACacgcgatgtgacaagtaaacaatgcGAGATCACGTGCGTCAGCCCGGAGTTCTCCCgagagacttggaattgttatcaaaaattataaactgcagaaagtttgctccaaattgtctgtgcactgatttgtggagaaaaaagaagaaaaaaaagattaaggCGAAGGAacttgttggagagacagagggagcaagaattgtgttctgcaaagagagttgaaggtaaataaatcattttgcaatgtgctgctgctgaACGCACAATTTCAGTGAGAAACatatttcacacagcaggagctTGAATCGCCAACAGGTCCAGATTTTTAGCATGCACGGGCgtctgcgattctctctgatcgcgtctttgatcattcacactgcgtgattgttaCTTGTGttcacgagcaccgatttgcctatgatcgCTGGCATTTGTCGATGTTTTCATAAAACCTGTTGGCGAGTCAAAATCGGGGCTAAAATCAGGCAATGTGAATTTGACTTCAGACCAATAATAACAAATTGagccatctaaccaatcagaTCAGAGTAGCTTGTGGAAATGAGGaatttagagagactgaatcgGACGAGTTGTTTGagaatcattaataaatgtggTAATGTGAATTGTACACTTTATTGACAAAAGTATTTGGACACCACACCAAATCCTTGGCGGGTCAGAAGCCGTGAGTCGGCCTTGGCAGATCAGGAGTCTCTGGAGCTCGCAGTCCCGGAGGCCTGCAGCGCGTAGTCCCGGAGGCCTGGAGCGCGTAGTCCCGGAGGCCTGGAGCGCGTAGTCCCGGAGGCCTGGAGCGCGTAGTCCCGGAGGCCTGGAGCGCGTAGTCTCGGAGGCCTGGAGCGCGGAATCCCGGAGGCCTGGAGCGTGCAGTCCCGGAAGCCTGGAGTGCGGAATCCTGGAGGCCTGGAGTAAGGAATCCCGGAGGCCTGGAGCGCAGAATCCCGGAGGCCTGGAGTGCGGAATCCTGGAGGCCTGGAGTGCGGAATCCCGGAGGCCTGGAGCACGTAGTCCCGGAGGCCTGGAGCGCGGAATCCCGGAGCGCAGAATCCCGGAGGCCTGGAGTGCGGAATCCCGGAGGCCTGGAGCGCGGAATCCCGGAGGCCTGGAGCGCGCAGTCCCGGAGGCCTGGAGTGCAGAATCCCGGAGGCCTGGAGCGCGGAATCCCGGAGGCCTGGAGCACACAGTCCCGGAGGCCTGGAGTGCGGAATCCCGGAGGCCTGGAGCAAGTAGTCCCGGAGGCCTGGAGTGCGGAATCCTGGAGGCCTGGAGCACACAGTCCCGGAGGCCTGGAGTGCGGAATCCCGGAGGCCTGGAGCGCGCAGTCCCGGAGGCCTGGAGTGCGGAATCCTGGAGGCCTGGAGCACACAGTCCCGGAGGCCTGGAGCGCGGAATCCCGGAGCGGAGAATCCCGGAGGCCTGGAGTGGGCACATGGACTGCTGGAGCGGCCTCGAGGAGAATGAGCAGACTCGAGGTAGACTTGGAGTGTGATTGCAGAGGCCTGGAGCAGAATCcagggccctcatttatcaagggTGCGTACGCACAGTTCTGTGCGTAGTGAGTGCGTAAGAACAGTTTCACGCAAAGTGTGGGATTTACCAACTTGTACTTATACGTAgaaatgtgtgtaaatataagCACACCTCTGAGCATGCTTACGCAGAGAATCTAGTGGTAGAACAGCGATACTACACATAAAACAGCatgtaaagggttacttcagcaattaacatatggctttgtatcagtagaaacctggGAGTATATTTGAATAATCGTGCTAAATTTATTTGAcactaaatttatatatatatataaaattacgCATTGTGTTCAAAATGACTATATATCTgtctatatatacatatatatatatatatatatatatatacacatctcgtgatttttaaagggatatATTGTCACCATATATGGTTCATTGGAGGCGTTTCTGAATGCTAATGACTGTGAACGTGAACGAGCATGGCACTTACGCACATGTGGGATTTATCAACAACGATTGCTTACTCATGTGCGTAAGAActgtgtacgcacgtttgataAATACGGATTTTCTTGTACTTAGACACATTCTAAATTTCAGTCATACGACGAAATATAGAACTTTTTCTACGCActgttgataaatgagggcccagGTATTTTTGTATCTCAACCTTTTGCTTTATCTAAGTCCTAAATAGTAGCACATTTTCCTTTGAATTTTCCCAAATTATGAGTTCCTTCAGGTCTATTAAAACACTCAGTCTTGATTATAATCTGTACTATACCGTTTAATTATTTCaattgtatcagtagaaactcgGGAGTGTATTTGAATGAtcctgtcttttctcagtctagaaggcaccaaattcaaaaataatttcacatttctactacattagaAATGAAATGCTGAATTgaacccagtttaaatacaaatcttaatgctaaatcactgaagtaaccctttaagttaataTAATGCAGTAACTAACACAATTTGAAGCAGGCTCTAGAATTTTGAAGCTGCTTGGCTGTTGCTCTGCATGTGTCGGCCTGATTTTCCTCAAAGGCCAGTTGGAGCATAGGTGTCGTTTCTCAGCCTCTTCTCCGTTTGGCTTTTGACTTATCACAGTTTTGCATCTCAGGATATTGTCTCCATCCTTGGGAAAGTTTCACCTGTCCCTGCATTAAATCAGTCTTCTCAATGCTGATCTTTTGTAAAGTTTCAACTTCTCCTTTTAGGAGGGGAGCTGGAAAAAGCCCATCacccactctctctctcagaacacaacacaatcaagccacaacacagcggaaacaagccacaacacaacaaaaatggCATAACACAATGAAAAgtccaaaacacaaaaaaagccacaacaacaaaacaaaaatccacaacacaacaaaaaagccacaacaacgaaaacgccacaacacaacggaaatgctcccgacctAGGGGGCTCTCGGAGTGTGGTAAAGTTGGTTGTCACAAGCAAACAAAAAGGATCCAAAAGCAAAGGTGATATAATGCAATGTCTTTAATGTCCAACAAAAGAGTCAATAGACAGAAAGCTCAGAACTGGAACTCAAAAAGGTGCTCTCAGGAAGACAGCTCCTCCGTGGATACTTTGCCACAAGTGCTAACAACAAACAGAAAAATGCTCTCTGAGAGAGGGACCCCAGAATATGGCTGCTGAGTGGAGAACTTCACAGGTGAGGCTCGCCAGGGCGGGCAACGGGAGACAACAGGGCGAACGCTGCTTCACAAGACAAGACACAGGTAAAATGTACAGCTGACAAAAGAGAGAGCGTTACTCACATAAATCACACAATACTCCAACACAGAACAGAGAGAACGAACACCAGAAGTAGACTGAGTAATTAGACAAGACACGACAGGTGTGGGCACAAAGCAGCGAGAGCGCTGATGGTGATGAACAACAGGTGAAGACAGAGTGTGACATGACAGTATGTATGTGCGCTGGAGAGTGAGAGAGATGGGTGTGTCAAAGAGTGTTTGACAGTGTGGTAGTATGAGAGTGAGGGGAAACAGAAGTAACCCAGATCCTGACAGGTTTTCctttgctgcgtcccaattcgactacgtcctaaaagtatgtactctttttgtgaagaaaaagtatatacttttgagtgtgtagcagaaaagtatgcaagcttcgggacatactacttcgccatctttaacggactctgttgcttagttacgtgcaaccgtcaccgtttatctgccctgtcaatcatcgtccaattcgtcacagttcaaatcctccacattgagtttaatctcctgccgtatcggagagaaatgtagccgctcgttgatctgccatgtgtgggtctttaatgcagagattctcctcatgtgtttccagtttaaatataatgatgcatttaaaagttaatggccaaacgtgtcattacaaaagttacAATGTGGACAacattgaataaatatatttttgtcaggttaaatattgatagttggtcattcaaacccctttatctaaactttgTTGacctcgcacatccgtcatgtttgtagtttttaacgctttttatcagcgtttgtagttctaatcgaatcctcgtccaactcgcaatgggttgtgggcaatatcagccattagagtgcccatcgaaccatacttcgaattcggaccggaaatagaaaaccatccgggaatctttggaatactcttttcaacatactacgatttgggacatactaattatattttcaaatactatttaggatggatagtatgcgaattgggacgcagggcttGTCATTGTTCTATAGATTCACCACTCTTaagttacacacttaaaactgatcatagtgtttatatatttgtaagaCAAGCCAATCTATAGAACAATGGTAGAACAttgctgtggcttgatttctttgtgttgtgaacttatgtttgctttttaaatttcgtagtgttgtgcactactgggccaccataCAAGGCACTGTCATTGAAGCCATCAGAAATTTGCAAGTGTTTGTctctacttttatttatttttattttatacaaactagtcaatcaactatcacaaactatgcatcatttgaaagcttataCACTCAAAATACATGTTCTGaactcgtttttgcaataaatatacCAGAGAAGAAAGGGTTCATGAAATGCTGAAGCACtagctatttaaacattagcataataaACGCATGAAATACTCAACTTTCATCTCCTATCGTGCAGATCAGATCTGACAAATCCAAAAAACATCAGCATACAGttgggcaaaaaagtatttagtcagccacctactgtacaagttctcccacttaaaaagataagAGAAATGCCTGTAAttgtcatcataggtacacttcaactatgagtgacagaatgagagagaaaaaatccAGAACAATCACATTTTGAcaatctgatttttaaagaatctaTTTGAAAATTATGatagaaaataagtatttggtcaacaaAAGTGAATCTCAATACTtggttatataccctttgtagGCATATATAAGATAAAATACTTTAAGCACGtgcaattttattatttatacatctattcaaataaatcattacatttatcaaataaatatatattattatttttatttttttatatcatacTGCAGAACTAATATTTTCTAATTATCCTTTCTTTTTTACAACATTTTCACAACATTTAAGTTCCTATAGGGTTcattctctcattcactgtTTTCAAGTGACCAGGGAGGGGGTCACTATTTTTTTACCCACAGACATAGTCAGACAAGACACAGGATCCCACACAGATACACTTCCTCAACACGACAGATTACACTTAAAAACTCTTTAAACTATCCATGCAGACCCCTGCAAATTTACAACAGGGCGGTACCCATAGTCTTTTTACACAATCCCATCTAACAATTCAGACCTCTGTTGTTTATAAAAGACGTAAATGTTTCGTCTTTCCATTCAGTACTTTGTTTTATAGCAACGCAATCTCATATACATCACTTTTTGGTTTATCTGCTGATCTTCAACAGAGATGAAGTGTGTGATCTTCAACAGACCGGTAACGCAAGCGCTTGTTTTAGCATGCAGTCTTTCACATTACACTTATGTTAGTGTGCTAACAAAAACGGAATCCGTAaaactttcttttttaatttccccaagcagaaatttgtttatataGCCGAAAAGGTAACCAGTAAACTTCCGCTGTGTGCATTCATTATTTGCCATCCATCTTAGCCCTTTTGACAAGTAAACACAGATCATGCAATTATTCTGAAATCAAAGATCCTTATTCCCTTTTTAGTTCTTTAAATTTGGAGAAGTTTTTAAAGTGTCTTACCACTTACAGGTGAGCCCTGGTGATCAACACAAACTTAAGCAAAAACGTTCTCACCTCAAGATAGTGTAAAGGTTATCAAGTCTGCAGTGGTTGTCATCAGCTCCTAAGCCAGTCCCATCTTGGGGGCCAAAATTGTTGGAAATTCTCTTCTTGTCAAGAATAATCTCTCAAAGATTGTTTGATTTTAGAAAGGCTTTATTCAATTCAACAAAGCAGAGTCTCTCCTGCACGAGCCAACTTCCATACTTTGGTTTATATATACCATAGTTGCTTTCCCAAAATGGTAACAACCTTCAGCTGTTTTTTCCAGTTGGTTTCCTGGCTCACATGTCACCACATTCCAAGTGTATTTTGTGTAGACCATATATCTCCTGTAGTTCATTTTGACAGCATGTTTCTCAAAGTCACCACACAGAGTCACACAGTTGAAACATAAGCGTTTTTACATACAGCTTATTTTGCATTAAATTCAATACTAAAATCTTCTACAAGAGCAGAAAGTCCAAGGAACCATATGGACTTGATGTCATGGCAGCACATTCCAAACATAGTCATTTATGACTTTGCCAGAGGACTTTCTACTCATAGAAATATACGATTTTCCCCAACATTGCCCTTTTCTCCTCATGAGGGAAGATTACTAAACCCTACTGCTGAAAACATCCAGCGTGCTAAAGAAGGGAGGGTCACAGTTAGACTTCCGTGGTTAATAAAGGCAAAGGAAACTCCTGATCAGTGGCGGATCTAGAAAATTTTACATGGGGGATGGGTGCAAAGGGGTGGCAAGAGGTCTTGGCAGGGTGGCAGGTGTAGACGGCACATGGAAATCCCTATATGTGAATTGctttaacaaaacaaacacaaaaccacTTTTAAACTACAGTACTTATTGTTTAATCATGCCCTTACACACTACAACGGTGTTTAATTCAGTAATAAGCCCTGcgttcaaacaaaacaaaacagtataaaaagctaaatgaaaatataaaaaagtagaAGAATTGTGGGAATTGAAggtcttctctctccctctctgtcATCATCCTCCTCCTGATCACTCCCTACCTCTGTCCCTCTCTCTGAATCTGGAgcctcctcttcatctctcaCTGATTCTTCTTTTTCCTCATCTCCTTCACTTATTTCCTCTTCTCTGTCACTTATTTCCTTGTCTCCTTCTGTCTTCTCCTGCTCTGACCCTCCTGGTCTCTCCAGTTTACTGCCTTCTCCTTCATTTCCCTCATGCTCTTCCTCCTGTATACttctttggattttttttttttttagcaaaaaagCTAGTAACATCCCCACTTTTAGCCTTCCTTTTCATGGTTAGGCTCCAGCTGCTTTCTTCAACTACTCTTGCCAGCAAAAGTCAGTATGTGAAAACCTCTGATTATCTTTGTATTACATTTCACTGTAGGGCCATGAAGCTAATAAGTAGCCTATATAACAAATATTAAATCAGAAAGATTTATCACATGCACACACCagttatttacatttacatttacatttaatcatttagcagacgcttttatccaaagcgacttacaaaaaaggggagagtaacagaagcaacggaacagacaaggccaaaaacctgtaagagctgtaagaaatctcaattaattagcatagtacacaacaattttatttttatttttttaagacatctacaacaaaaactcacgtacgcaaagtgccgaccaccactgaacaagacacacaagctgaaacgtcaagactgggccaagaaatatctcaagatttttctaaggttttatggactgatgaaatgagagtgagtcttgatgggccagatggatgggcccgtggcaggattggtaaagggcagagagctccaatCCGACTCAGAcaccagcaaggtggaggtggagtactggtttgggctggtatcatcaaagatgagcttgtggaggccttttcgggttgaggatggagtcaagctcaactcccagtcctactgccagtttctggaagacaccttcttcaagcagtggtacagggagaagtctgcatccttcaagaaaaacatggagcattgtcctgcatgaaaatcatcaCACATCCCTGCTCCTGATGTAAATGGGTAGAACACGATCATCTGAGCATTATGTGCTCTCTGATAAACTGCATGAGGGAAATACCAAGGATGAGAAAGATGTGCTAAGGAAGATTGAGCTGGTTCCTGAACTTGCTGGCCGTATCAACAGTCAAGTGTTGAACAGTTTTTCTCAACTTCTTGAACATGATGAAGCCCAGTTTTTCATGATCAGAAACAAAATCTACCACAGAAACATCATTAACACATCAGCAAGGATAGAAAAGATTTAAGAAGTGTCTGGACGTTGAGCACACTGCATTGGACAAGCATGGACAAGTTGTCattggtaacattttatttattacctttttatttatttcctttttgtaactcttttatcttttttttcagGTACTACTACTGAAAACAACCAGTTAGGTGAGTGTTAATGCAAATATCTTTATAGTACATAAGATTACAATTTATCTTTCTAATTAGTACATTTTCCACTGTACAGTGGGTGCTTTTGCAGCAAATCTGGAGGAGAAAAGCATGAACAGGTGTGGACAGCCAAATCGCAAACCTCAGGCCCTGCAGGGTTTCATGGACACGCATCTCCCTCAAGACCAACTGGTATATTAGaaagtgtatgtatgtatgtatgtatgtatgtatgttttaaagctacactgtgtgatattttcccccatctagcggtgaaaaggtatatgaccatccagggaataatagtttctgttcctctcaattctgatttcgttttaactcctacggtggccgatttagtccaagattaacatggcaatccccctcttcacattcgacacggtgccatcgagtgttaaaacacgaaaggcgaagcttaaatttacgggtatgtccctctttggctaatgtactttcaagatggaggagcaacatggcgaccggcattcaaacccctcacccgtatgctTTTTCAGTGGCATATTatatcttttattgttttaatgctgatgattttggcatacagctcatgaaaacccaaaattcctatctcaaaaaattagcatatcatgaaaaggttctctaaacgagcgattaacctaatcatctgaatcaactaatgaactctaaacacctgcaaaagattcctgaggcttttaaaaactcccagcctggttcattactcaaaaccgcaatcatgggtaagactgccgacctgactgctgtccagaaggccatcattgacaccctcaagcgagagggtaaa
Encoded here:
- the LOC137047045 gene encoding zinc finger protein 502-like encodes the protein MMDVKEDGRHRLQKPHQFTNGDRNISSQTEKNSTPKRSRKPGVKRSFTCFECGKSFTHKTQLKGHMRIHSEENPYTCTQCGRSFTQKGLLNEHMRIHTGEKPFTCSQCGKSFRCKTLLNSHLRFHAGVKSFSCDQCEKTFIAPSGLSRHRLIHATVKPHFCSFCGKSFSIRSALQLHALSHTGVKPYMCFVCEKTFFTSNKLISHERIHTGEKPYKCLPCGKSFTLFHNLKRHQRVHTGEKPYKCSHCDQSFSQAETLKVHERIHTGEKPYKCSSCGKCFKESNKLKRHQRIHTGEKPYKCSSCGKSFTSFDSLKRHQRIHTGEKPYKCSHCDQSFSQSGNLKDHERLHTGEKPYQCSSCGKSYTASNKLKRHQRIHTGEKPYKCSHCDQSFSHSGHLKAHERVHTGEKPYQCSSCGKSFTQLSSLQFHKKKRC